Proteins encoded together in one Sceloporus undulatus isolate JIND9_A2432 ecotype Alabama chromosome 4, SceUnd_v1.1, whole genome shotgun sequence window:
- the RBIS gene encoding ribosomal biogenesis factor: MGKNKAKTQKQKNIFHVANRKITKAKSKAKPVTTSLKKINIVNEEKVNTANKVFTEVQKEVRQLSKAILSDSSKMNEIPKALEAEPANVDAAANLLSQL; encoded by the exons ATGGGCAAGAACAAGGCAAAAACTCAGAAGCAGAAGAATATATTCCATGTGGCcaacagaaaaataacaaaagcTAAAAGTAAAGCAAAGCCAGTAACAACCAGTTTGAAAAAG ATCAATATTGTGAATGAGGAGAAGGTTAACACAGCAAACAAAGTATTCACTGAAGTTCAGAAAGAAGTTAGACAACTGTCAAAGGCTATTCTGTCAGACTCTTCAAAGATGAATGAG ATTCCAAAGGCTCTGGAAGCTGAACCAGCTAATGTGGATGCTGCTGCTAACTTACTATCTCAGTTGTAG